A region of the Oncorhynchus keta strain PuntledgeMale-10-30-2019 unplaced genomic scaffold, Oket_V2 Un_contig_3062_pilon_pilon, whole genome shotgun sequence genome:
tcttcccacacacAGGACAGCTGTacgatttctctcctgtgtgcacTGTCATTTTGTCTTTTTCAGATCAAATAACCGTTGCCAGTCTTCCCCACACACAGAGCAACTGTATCTCTGAGCTTTGAGATTCCCTAGGTTTCTTTAGGTTCTCCTGATGTAGAGGTTCTCCCTCCGAACTCTCGTCTGTTTGAATGAGAAAACACAGGTTAGAAGGTCCAGTGCAGTCAAACATGTGATTTCCTGTCTTTTATAcacatttccacactatgaggttggaaaaAAAATACTGTTTATTTTAAATTATGATAATACCCTTTTAGcggaagtgctgtttgaatttaGACATTTCAATCTGGtgagatggagttttggcctgtctggtgacatcaccaggcggtaaagtagttaacagaccaataagaaagagagttccaaaccgcTCTGCTAATAACAGCTCATTTTCAGTTTCCCCCCTCCCTACTCAGACAACTCCCAGACAGtcttagcaaaattcttgcttgagatgTTGCCTGTTTatctttgaccattttaattgaaaacaatcaaagCAAGGTACTTCAtttttacccagaaatgatttcaaATGGAGTTAAATGTCTGCATTGGGATTTTTAAATAAAAGAGCGATGTTCATTCAAAGTCAATATTGTATTAATGTAATTCATGGCTGTTCTGCTTCCACTTACCGAGACGATGAAGATCCCAACCAACCTCTTCTCCATCTGAATTAATCAGACCACCAACTTCCTCATcttctccctcccgctctccttcAATTGTAACAGGGTTTTGAAACTCAACAGGTGGTAAAGCAGCATGAGTTTTCTGATGTCTCTGAAGTTTTTGAGAACTAATGAAGCTCTGGCCACATTTAGGACAgctgtaaggtttctctcctgtatgATATCTGAGGTGGACTTTAAGGCCAGCTAATCTTACAAAACTCTTCTTGCAGACAGGGCAAGGGTGTcgtttctctccagtgtgcacTGACTGGTGGTCTTCAAGATACCTCTTCTCACTGAAACACTTCCCACACACAGAACAGTAGTGAGGTTTCCCTGCGTGTTGCAGAGAGTGGTCCTTTAGCTGATCTGGACGGCTGAAACCCTTCCCACACACAGAACAGCAGTGGGGTTTCCCTGCGTGTTGCAGAGAGTGGTCCTTTAACTGATCTGGACGGCCAAAACCCTTCCCACacacagagcaggagtaaggtttCTCTTCTGCGTGTAACCACTGGTGCCTTTTCAAGGCTGAGGCGAAACCAAACCTCTTGTCACATTTGGAGCAGACgtaaggtttctctccagtgtgcacTTTCTGGTGGTCTTGAAGATGTCTTTTTACACGGAACTGCTTTCCACACACAGAGCAAGGGtatggcttttctcctgtgtgtattctcataTGTATTAGCAGTGATGATAGCTTTTGGCAATCTCTTCCGCACACTGAACAGCAGTGAGAGCTCTTTGCTGTGTGATTCTCCTGTTTTCTTTTAGGTTCTCCTGATGTAGAGTGACCCACTTCACTGTCAGTGCAGTGGTCATGTTTCTCTGCTgtgggataagatgggatggataAACTTCGTGAAAATGTGGAATTGTCACCATAGTTTTTTTCCCATTAAATAACTGAAAGTAATATAAATAATTATTAATAAAACATATTTGCAATTCAAGCCCTTACAGAATAAGTACCTTTAACTTACCAAAATCAGGATCCTCGTCCTCCTCTTTCACTTTGATAACGAGTGGTGTTGTAAAACCAtgactctctcctgtgtgtgttctctggtgtttgGTAAGATTTGACGATGAAGAGAAACTCTCCCCACACACGGAGCAACTGTacagcttctctcctgtgtgcacCGTCTGGTGTTTTTTCAGGTTTCCTTTGTCACTGAATTGCTTCCCGcagacagagcaggagtaaggtttTTCTCCTGTGTGAGTTCTCATATGTATTTGTAGTTTTGATAACTTCTGACAGTTTTTTCCACACACTAAACAGCAGTGAATCTTCTTAACTGTGTGATTCCCCTGGTGTTGTTCAGGTAATCCTGATGTAGAGGGACTCCCTTCAGTCTCAGAGCAGTGGTCAGGTCTCTCTGCTgtgggataagatgggatggataAACCATGTGTAATGTggaactatatattttttttccccTTTGAATAACTGAAAGTAACGCAATTATTggtttaaattttttttaaagtttgggAAATTCATGCCCTGAGAGAATAAGTCCCTTTAACTTACCAAAAGCAggatcctcttcctcctctttcactaTGATAACGAGTGGTGGTGTAAAACCATGACTCTCTCCTGTGTGCGTTCTCTGGTGATTGGTAAGAATTGACGATGAAGAGAAACTCTCCCCGCACACGGTGCAACTGTacagcttctctcctgtgtgcacCATCTGGTGTTTTTTCAGGTTTCCTTTGTCACTGAATTGCTTCCCGcagacagagcaggagtaaggtttTTCTCCCGTGTGAGTTCTCATATGTATTTGTAGTTTTGATAACTTGTGACAGTTTTTTCCACACACTGAACAGCAGTGAATCTTCTTAGCTGTGTGATTCCCCTGGTGTTGTTCAGGTAGTCCTGATGTAGAGGGACTCCCTTCAGTCTCAGAACAGTGGTCAGGTCTCTCTGCTgtgggataagatgggatggataAACTATGCGAAAATGTGGAACTAACTATATATTTTTCCCCTTTGAATAACAAAGTATTACAAAGTTTGATCAAAACAAATGTTTTGCAATTCAAGCCCTTCCAGAATAAGTCCCTTTAACTCACCAAAAGCAGGATCCTCGTCCTCCTCTTTCACTTTGATAACAAGTGGTGGTGTAAAACCACACTCTTCTACAGACACTtgactctctcctgtgtgtgttctctggtgattGGTAAGAATTGACGATGAAGAGAAACTCTCACCACACACGGAGCAACTGTacagcttctctcctgtgtgcaaCGTCTGGTGTTTTTTCAGGTTTCCTTTCTCACTGAATTGCTTCCCGcagacagagcaggagtaaggtttTTCTCCTGTGTGAGTTCTCATGTGTATTTGTAGTTTTGATAACTTGTGACAGTTTTTTCCACACACTGAACAGCAGTGCATCTTCTTAGCTGTGTGATTCCCCTGGTGTTGTTCAGGTAGTCCTGTTGTAGAGGGACTCCCTTCACTCTCAGAACAGTGGTCAGGTCTCTCTTCTGTGGTAACAACATAAATATTGATTAATTCAAATTAGTCAACACCCTGACTAAGTCAAAATGTTTGTTCCTGACGAAACAGAAAATAAATATTGTAAATTTATAGGGTCCATACTTTTCTCGAAAATGCTACATGTTAGCTTTTCCCGTGAGATACCTGGCACAGTTAGCCCTAAGCTAACCCCCAGAGGGATATTTTGAACCGCCAAATCAAGGTTGTTCCACTTAAAATCACCTTGTTATATAGCAGGTGAAGCTAAATGCTGATGTTtcaagctccaacagtgcagtgttACCTAACAACACATTTTGGTGGGATTTGTATGTATGTATCAGAACAGTCcggaatatatttttatttttatttatttttttatacctttatttaggcaagtcagttcagaacaaattcttattttcaatgacggcctaggaacagtgggttaactgcctgttcagggtcagaacgacagatttgtaccttgtcagctcaggggtttgaacttgcaaccttccggttactagtccaacgctctaaccactaggctacgctgccgccccatatatatatatatatgatggtgtagagtcTACACTGTAGACAGTAAGGTCAGTATATGAATAGAATAGGTGTGTACAGCAGTTGTTAAATAGGTATATACATATGAACTCGGTAAAACAGTATATAAACATAattgcacatcatctgcacatcactccagtattaatgctaagtTGTAATTATTTCGACCTCTATGGCCTACCTcactttttaaattattatttttttatttcacctttatttaaccagataggccagttgagaacaagttctcatttacaactgcgacctggccaagataaagcaacgcagtgcgacacaaacaacaacacagagttacacatgagataaacaaacatacagtcaataacacaatagaaaagtctacatacagtgagtgcaaatgaggtaagattagggaggcaaggcaataaataggccgtagtggggaagtaattacaatttagcaattaaaacactgagatgtacagaagatgaatgtgcaagtagagatacttgggtgcaaaggagcaaaaaaaatatatatatatatggggatgaggtagttggatgggctatttacagatgggctatgtacaggtgcaatgatctgtaagatgctctgacagctgatgcttgaagttagtgagggagatatgagtctccagctccAGTGATTTCTGCAATTCGTTCCagccattggcagcagagaactggaaggataggcggccaaaggaggaattggctctTGGGGGTGAGGGACAGTGAACGGAGGaaatgtcatgctgaaacaggaaagggccttcaccaaactgttgccacaaagttagaagcacagaatcgtctagaatgttattgtatgctgtatctctgtatttcccttcactggaactaaggagcccgaaccatgaaaaacagccccagaccgttattcctcctccaccaaactttacagttggcactatgcattcgggcgtGATTCATCAATCCAGAAAACGTGTTAGCACTGCTCCacagtcc
Encoded here:
- the LOC127923683 gene encoding zinc finger protein 271-like, with amino-acid sequence MDEDSADPSNPPLSCSTEPNPPESPVPDSNHRDMDTCSEIPRFNIVVKEEEEDWDVDNTEERPDHCSESEGSPSTTGLPEQHQGNHTAKKMHCCSVCGKNCHKLSKLQIHMRTHTGEKPYSCSVCGKQFSEKGNLKKHQTLHTGEKLYSCSVCGESFSSSSILTNHQRTHTGESQVSVEECGFTPPLVIKVKEEDEDPAFAERPDHCSETEGSPSTSGLPEQHQGNHTVKKIHCCLVCGKNCQKLSKLQIHMRTHTGEKPYSCSVCGKQFSDKGNLKKHQTVHTGEKLYSCSVCGESFSSSSNLTKHQRTHTGESHGFTTPLVIKVKEEDEDPDFAEKHDHCTDSEVGHSTSGEPKRKQENHTAKSSHCCSVCGRDCQKLSSLLIHMRIHTGEKPYPCSVCGKQFRVKRHLQDHQKVHTGEKPYVCSKCDKRFGFASALKRHQWLHAEEKPYSCSVCGKGFGRPDQLKDHSLQHAGKPHCCSVCGKGFSRPDQLKDHSLQHAGKPHYCSVCGKCFSEKRYLEDHQSVHTGEKRHPCPVCKKSFVRLAGLKVHLRYHTGEKPYSCPKCGQSFISSQKLQRHQKTHAALPPVEFQNPVTIEGEREGEDEEVGGLINSDGEEVGWDLHRLDESSEGEPLHQENLKKPRESQSSEIQLLYKIRPKGSWEGGPRQTADKIRPKGSWEGGPRQTADKIRPKGSWEGGPCQTADKIGPKGSWEGGPCQTADKIGPKGSWEGGRANSKIKGSWEGGPCQTADKIGPKGSWEGGPCQTADKIRPKGSWEGGPCQTADKIGPKGSWEGGWPCQTADKIRPKGSWEGGPCQTADKIRPKGSWEGGPCQTADKIGPKGSWEGGPCQTADKIGPKGSWEGGPCQTADKIGPKGSWEGWPCQTADKIRPKGSWEGGPCQTADKIRPKGSWEGGPCQTADKIRPKGSWEGGPCQTADKIGPKGSWEGGPCQTADKIGPKGSWEGLAVSNSR